The genomic region GAGGGCGAGTATATTCTTGAAGCCGCAGAAGCACAAGGATACGATTGGCCATTTTCCTGCCGCGCGGGCGCGTGCGCAAACTGTGCTGCAATTGTGACAGAAGGGGAAATCGACATGGATATGCAGCAGATTCTTTCCGATGAGGAAGTCTCTGACAAGAACGTTCGGCTAACGTGTATTGGATCACCAGCGGCCGACAGTGTCCAGATTGTCTATAATGCAAAGCATCTCGATTATCTTCAAAACCGCGTCATCTAAACGACGGTATATATAGGTGCGTTTGATAGATAGTTGCTATTGAACGCCCAACGTCACTAATTATACAAGAGTCAAGGAGAATACCTGCGGGTTCAGTCGCAGGATGAATCCGACACCTCGGAGGAAGTCTACGCTGCAATAGCCATGCTGAGATTCGATACTCCATAGCTTGAAGCGACAGGCAAGCCTGTTATTGATAGGAATCAGATCGGGAATAGG from Haloquadratum walsbyi C23 harbors:
- the fer gene encoding ferredoxin Fer, with product MATVEYLNYESLNDKGWEMDDEDLFEKAADSDLGDEDYGSLEVNEGEYILEAAEAQGYDWPFSCRAGACANCAAIVTEGEIDMDMQQILSDEEVSDKNVRLTCIGSPAADSVQIVYNAKHLDYLQNRVI